In Malaclemys terrapin pileata isolate rMalTer1 chromosome 10, rMalTer1.hap1, whole genome shotgun sequence, the following are encoded in one genomic region:
- the PTX4 gene encoding pentraxin-4: MQRTIQKSDTEPKSFFQFKSYQKNLRRPALSRRTRWARKMLPVCLLLAAVCLQGSLLQEARTKDQRKPFFERFRRLEEQFRRFQEVTLLRLQGIAGNYNISYNIDTRFRLLAEQYDTVAAALNASHAALQEDLGSLKTWMKKLQRRTKKLASKLSSLAESLSESRKQSSGERLQLSALLSNLTLQTAGHTADLTALRASRNTLQKELASLREASRSQGTKLEALEQQLKNRLHKEVLASGHHELAAAQRLNQTPQDKLPEAGGSQGHRVKKLHAKHKQRKKLGEKRQQLLAQAAKRRLQSSLFHGNKTLGQERQPETPTVPEPQAARQQLRRVAKISQEQLQSPSPEKPGTICNVDSMLLFPNKSTENFATFGQGFQTGLHELSVCSWVSTHARSLGTILSYATEENDNKLVLHGRNTAALASIHFVIGDPAFRELPVEQLLDGGWHHMCVIWSSIQGKYWFYVDRRLASTGSKFQEGYEIPPGGSLVLGQEQDVVGGGFDPSEAFVGRLSGFAIWNRTLMPGEVSSIAIGKGLPRGTILRLADVSSLNGSVQKVNCTCLEHCL, from the exons ATGCAGAGGACAATACAGAAGTCAGACACTGAACCAAAGTCATTCTTCCAATTCAAGAGCTACCAGAAGAATCTGCGACGCCCGGCTCTCTCCCGCCGAACGCGCTGGGCGAGGAAAATGCTGCCTGTTTGCCTTCTTCTTGCTGCTGTATGTCTGCAGGGGAGCCTGCTGCAGGAGGCCAGGACCAAGGACCAGAGAAAGCCATTCTTTGAAAGGTTTAGGAGACTCGAGGAGCAG TTTCGTCGGTTTCAGGAGGTGACACTGCTGCGTCTCCAGGGGATCGCCGGGAATTACAACATTTCCTACAACATCGACACCAGGTTCCGGCTCCTGGCGGAGCAGTACGACACCGTTGCGGCTGCTCTCAATGCGTCACATGCCGCTCTGCAGGAGGACCTGGGCTCTTTGAAAACCTGGATGAAGAAGCTACAGAGAAGAACCAAAAAGCTGGCTTCTAAACTCTCGTCGTTGGCTGAGTCCCTGAGCGAAAGCCGCAAGCAGAGCTCTGGGGAGAGGCTGCAGCTGAGCGCTCTTCTGTCCAACCTAACCCTGCAGACTGCAGGCCACACGGCGGACCTCACTGCCCTGCGCGCCAGCAGGAACACCCTACAGAAAGAGCTGGCGAGCCTGCGAGAGGCCAGTCGGAGCCAGGGAACCAAACTGGAGGCTCTGGAGCAGCAGCTGAAGAACAGGCTGCACAAGGAGGTCCTGGCATCTGGGCACCATGAGCTGGCTGCGGCCCAACGACTGAACCAGACACCCCAGGACAAGCTGCCGGAGGCAGGGGGAAGCCAGGGACACCGCGTGAAGAAGCTGCATGCCAAGCACAAACAAAGGAAGAAGCTGGGGGAAAAgaggcagcagctcctggcccaggCTGCAAAGAGGAGGCTGCAGAGTAGCCTGTTCCATGGCAATAAGACCCTCGGGCAGGAGAGACAGCCAGAGACACCCACTGTGCCAGAGCCACAAGCTGCCAGGCAGCAGCTCCGCAGGGTGGCCAAGATCTCACAAGAGCAGCTGCAGTCACCGTCACCTGAGAAGCCAGGCACAA tTTGCAATGTGGATTCCATGCTGCTTTTCCCCAACAAGTCCactgaaaactttgccaccttcGGCCAGGGCTTCCAGACCGGCCTGCACGAGCTGTCGGTCTGCAGCTGGGTGAGCACCCACGCTCGCTCCCTGGGCACCATCCTGTCCTACGCCACGGAGGAGAATGACAACAAGCTCGTCCTGCATGGCCGGAACACCGCAGCCCTGGCCTCCATCCACTTCGTCATCGGTGACCCAGCTTTCCGGGAGCTGCCGGTGGAGCAGCTCCTGGACGGGGGATGGCACCACATGTGTGTCATCTGGTCCTCCATCCAGGGCAAGTACTGGTTCTATGTGGACAGGAGACTGGCATCCACGGGCTCCAAGTTCCAGGAGGGCTATGAGATCCCCCCCGGCGGGTCGCTTGTTCTGGGTCAGGAGCAGGATGTGGTCGGGGGTGGGTTTGACCCCTCAGAAGCCTTTGTGGGACGCCTGAGCGGCTTTGCCATCTGGAACCGCACTTTGATGCCTGGAGAGGTGTCCAGCATAGCGATCGGGAAGGGCCTGCCCCGTGGCACCATCCTGAGGCTGGCTGATGTCTCCTCCCTGAATGGATCAGTACAGAAGGTGAATTGCACCTGCCTGGAACACTGTTTGTAA